Proteins found in one Sporosarcina sp. FSL K6-3457 genomic segment:
- the trmL gene encoding tRNA (uridine(34)/cytosine(34)/5-carboxymethylaminomethyluridine(34)-2'-O)-methyltransferase TrmL produces the protein MAIHVALFEPLIPANTGNIARTCAGTKTKLHLIKPLGFSTDDKMLKRAGLDYWEHVDITYHDGIREMFAAYPDAIFYFLTKHGDKPHTSFDYSDSAQDLFFVFGKETTGLPEDIIEENKERCLRIPMNDHIRSLNLSNTAAILIYEALRQQNYPGLA, from the coding sequence ATGGCTATACATGTTGCATTATTTGAACCGCTTATCCCAGCGAATACAGGGAATATTGCGCGCACATGCGCAGGGACTAAGACGAAGCTTCACCTTATTAAGCCACTTGGATTCTCGACAGACGATAAAATGTTGAAACGGGCTGGACTTGATTATTGGGAGCATGTTGATATTACGTATCATGATGGAATTCGTGAGATGTTTGCGGCTTATCCAGATGCGATATTTTACTTTTTGACGAAGCATGGCGACAAGCCACATACGTCATTCGATTACTCAGATTCGGCACAGGATTTGTTCTTTGTCTTTGGTAAAGAGACGACTGGGTTACCGGAGGATATTATAGAAGAGAACAAAGAGCGGTGTCTGCGCATTCCGATGAATGATCATATTCGCTCGTTGAATTTATCAAATACGGCGGCGATTCTTATTTATGAAGCACTTAGACAGCAGAATTACCCAGGATTAGCATAA
- a CDS encoding RNA polymerase sigma factor, producing MTNHRIEEWFQLYEGDITSFLIYYTGSMDVEDLVQETFMNAMKKMSGFQGQSHPKTWLISIARNKVIDDYRRRKVWEKIKHSVFREQKLSNELEERTIINEEIIHLYKAIHQLSSSHKEVVILRGILELRPKEVSEVLKSNVNHVNVTFHRALKRLKEILVEEGMSYEDFTKKSEESS from the coding sequence GTGACGAATCATAGAATCGAAGAGTGGTTTCAATTGTACGAAGGGGATATCACTAGTTTTCTTATTTACTATACAGGCTCGATGGACGTTGAGGACCTTGTGCAAGAAACTTTTATGAATGCTATGAAAAAGATGTCTGGTTTCCAAGGGCAATCTCATCCTAAAACGTGGTTGATTTCTATTGCAAGAAATAAGGTTATCGATGATTATCGCAGAAGGAAAGTGTGGGAGAAGATTAAGCACTCCGTTTTTCGAGAGCAAAAGCTGTCGAATGAATTGGAAGAACGAACAATCATTAATGAGGAAATCATTCATTTATATAAAGCGATTCATCAACTTTCTTCTAGCCATAAAGAAGTCGTTATCTTGAGAGGAATTTTGGAGTTGAGACCTAAAGAGGTGAGTGAAGTGTTAAAAAGTAATGTGAATCATGTGAATGTCACGTTCCATCGGGCGTTAAAAAGGCTGAAGGAGATACTTGTAGAGGAGGGAATGAGCTATGAAGACTTTACAAAAAAATCTGAGGAATCTTCCTAA
- a CDS encoding nucleotidyltransferase-like protein: MEQVLRPIYQERASFPETLGVILVEKRGKGDPITDTFDAILLIITADEEIPIFTKHYTDGNGKAAMHIISEKQLRKWLLLGSKRKVVDWLFYGKVFFDRNEFVEQLRTELQEYPFYGQKMKMGLEFSKLVRGYMEGKTFFEQGNYMDAYHHVVESLHHLARLAVIENGLFPEVTVWSQVKKIDPAIYKLYEELIMSEEPLEKRLELLFLASEFFIHNRTADGARHIMDVMAAQKLWTIQELHEHEEVRMYSIDLEVFIEFLIDKGFIQVVQSDSKNDLIFHRDYSVE, from the coding sequence GTGGAGCAGGTACTTAGGCCAATTTATCAGGAACGGGCAAGTTTTCCAGAGACGCTAGGCGTCATTCTTGTAGAAAAAAGGGGTAAAGGGGATCCAATTACGGATACATTTGATGCAATCCTCTTGATCATTACCGCTGACGAGGAAATCCCTATCTTTACGAAGCATTATACGGATGGAAATGGGAAAGCTGCAATGCATATTATTAGTGAAAAGCAATTACGAAAATGGTTACTTCTTGGTTCAAAACGAAAAGTGGTAGATTGGTTATTCTACGGTAAAGTTTTCTTTGATCGCAATGAATTCGTGGAACAATTGCGCACAGAATTACAAGAGTATCCTTTTTACGGGCAGAAGATGAAGATGGGTCTCGAATTTTCAAAGCTTGTACGAGGTTATATGGAAGGAAAGACTTTTTTCGAGCAAGGGAACTATATGGATGCCTACCATCATGTAGTTGAATCGCTTCATCATCTTGCCAGACTTGCAGTTATTGAGAATGGATTGTTCCCAGAAGTGACGGTATGGTCGCAGGTGAAAAAGATTGACCCCGCGATTTATAAATTATATGAAGAGTTAATCATGAGTGAAGAACCCCTAGAGAAACGATTAGAATTGCTGTTTCTTGCAAGCGAGTTCTTTATTCATAACAGAACGGCCGATGGAGCTAGACATATTATGGATGTTATGGCTGCACAAAAGCTATGGACGATTCAAGAACTCCATGAGCATGAAGAGGTTAGGATGTACTCAATCGACTTAGAGGTATTTATTGAATTTCTTATTGATAAAGGATTTATTCAAGTCGTTCAGAGTGATTCAAAAAACGATTTGATCTTTCATAGGGATTATAGTGTAGAGTGA
- a CDS encoding FUSC family protein, with protein MKLGARIFKTGIAIVFALFLAELLQFPNPVFAGIAAIFAIQPTIYRSYLTIIEQIQGNIIGAVIAVTFVLLFGHQLVVVGLAAVIIILIMLKFGLDKSISLALVVMIAIMEIKGDEFLSFALLRFLTILTGVLAAFVVNLLFMPPKYETKLFESIHQAQDEIIRWTRLAGRQASDHIATKKSITKLKERLTQVDEFYLLFKEERSYFKKSSRTKARKLVIYRQMITTSGSSYHVLKRLHQFENELINLPEHFRMMVQERLDTLLTYHEQLHLKFVGKLKADKMNPNHTNDYIQRHEVMEIFVKEIAITKEEEEFSTYHLLHILSAILNYEEQLEHLDKLIVSFQKYHNNEINMKLKEDIY; from the coding sequence ATGAAACTTGGTGCCCGCATTTTTAAAACGGGCATTGCGATTGTATTCGCATTGTTCCTAGCAGAGCTGTTACAATTTCCGAATCCTGTATTTGCAGGGATTGCAGCCATTTTTGCCATTCAACCTACAATATACAGATCCTATTTGACAATTATTGAACAAATCCAAGGTAATATCATTGGTGCGGTTATTGCCGTTACTTTCGTTCTTCTTTTTGGTCACCAGTTAGTCGTGGTAGGCCTTGCAGCAGTTATTATCATCTTAATCATGCTTAAATTCGGACTGGATAAATCGATTTCGTTAGCGCTTGTTGTGATGATTGCCATTATGGAGATCAAAGGCGATGAATTCTTGTCATTCGCATTACTGCGGTTTTTAACAATTCTGACAGGAGTACTAGCAGCTTTCGTCGTTAACTTGCTATTCATGCCTCCAAAATATGAAACGAAATTGTTCGAGTCTATCCACCAGGCACAAGATGAAATCATCCGTTGGACTCGACTCGCTGGCAGACAAGCATCAGATCATATCGCAACAAAGAAGTCGATAACAAAATTGAAGGAACGCCTTACACAAGTCGATGAATTTTACCTTCTATTTAAAGAAGAACGAAGCTACTTCAAAAAGAGTTCAAGAACAAAAGCGAGAAAACTTGTGATTTACAGACAGATGATAACGACTTCTGGAAGTAGCTATCATGTGTTAAAAAGACTACATCAATTCGAAAACGAGCTCATTAACCTACCCGAACATTTCCGAATGATGGTGCAAGAGCGTCTGGATACCTTACTCACTTACCACGAACAGCTCCACTTAAAGTTTGTCGGTAAGCTAAAGGCTGATAAAATGAACCCTAACCATACGAATGACTATATACAACGACACGAAGTCATGGAGATATTTGTGAAGGAAATTGCAATTACGAAAGAAGAAGAAGAGTTTTCAACTTATCATCTTCTTCATATTCTATCAGCTATATTGAATTACGAAGAACAACTTGAGCATCTTGATAAACTTATTGTGTCATTCCAAAAGTACCATAATAACGAAATAAACATGAAGTTAAAAGAAGACATTTATTAA
- the bcp gene encoding thioredoxin-dependent thiol peroxidase → MTTLEGLHAPGFSLPNESGDVVSLQDFAGKKYVVLYFYPKDATPGCTTQACDFRDAYEDFSELNAVVLGVSPDGETSHTKFIGKHGLPFSLLVDENHEVAERYDVWKLKKNFGKEYMGIERSTFLIDPTGTVVKEWRKVKVKGHIEEALATLGQLTKS, encoded by the coding sequence ATGACGACACTTGAGGGGTTGCATGCACCAGGATTTTCATTGCCAAATGAGAGTGGGGATGTAGTTTCATTACAAGACTTTGCTGGTAAGAAGTATGTGGTTCTTTATTTTTATCCGAAAGATGCGACGCCGGGCTGTACGACGCAGGCGTGTGATTTTCGTGATGCCTATGAGGATTTTAGTGAACTGAATGCAGTTGTGCTTGGGGTCAGTCCGGATGGTGAGACTTCACATACCAAGTTTATTGGAAAGCACGGGCTTCCATTTTCTCTTTTGGTCGATGAAAATCATGAAGTTGCAGAACGATACGATGTTTGGAAGTTGAAGAAGAACTTCGGTAAGGAGTATATGGGTATTGAGCGTTCGACGTTTTTGATTGATCCGACAGGGACGGTCGTTAAAGAGTGGCGTAAGGTGAAAGTTAAAGGGCATATAGAGGAAGCACTTGCGACGTTAGGGCAGTTGACGAAATCTTGA
- the perR gene encoding peroxide-responsive transcriptional repressor PerR: MSEARLKEALDALKKSGVRITPQRHAILEYLISSELHPTADEIYKSLESDFPNMSVATVYNNLRVFRNAGLVKELTYGDASSRFDFVTNDHYHIICNECGTIVDFHHPGLEEVERLASHVTGFEVNSHRLEVYGTCPACALSVASIN, encoded by the coding sequence ATGTCTGAAGCAAGATTGAAAGAAGCCTTAGACGCATTGAAAAAAAGTGGCGTAAGAATTACTCCACAACGACATGCGATCTTAGAGTATCTCATCTCTTCTGAATTACATCCAACTGCTGATGAAATATATAAATCACTAGAAAGTGATTTTCCTAACATGAGTGTGGCGACAGTCTATAATAATCTACGTGTATTCAGAAATGCTGGGCTTGTTAAAGAGCTGACTTACGGAGATGCTTCGAGTCGCTTTGATTTTGTGACAAATGATCACTATCATATTATTTGCAATGAATGTGGAACAATTGTTGACTTCCATCATCCTGGTCTTGAAGAAGTTGAGCGTTTAGCTTCCCATGTAACAGGATTTGAAGTGAATTCACATCGCCTTGAAGTATATGGGACATGTCCAGCATGTGCTTTAAGTGTTGCAAGTATTAATTAA
- the queG gene encoding tRNA epoxyqueuosine(34) reductase QueG: MNAVQLQEAVRDYAVSIGIDKIGFTTAAPFRELKNRLKRQQELGYQSGFEEKDLDKRTEPALLLDQAESIIAIAVAYPSKMVNAPKGKKGERRGMFCRASWGMDYHTVLRDKLRLLEEFILLNVPTAKVRSMVDTGELVDRAVAERAGIGWSAKNCSIITPEFGSYVYLGEMITNIPFAPDVPMEDDCGDCTLCLDVCPTGALIQGGQLNAQRCIAFLTQSKKPIPEEFRTEFGNRIYGCDTCQTVCPKNKGKHNLHQHAFQPDPALTKPQLQPILRLSNREFKEKFGHMSGSWRGKNPIQRNAIIALAHFKEEAAVPELVEMLEQDPRPVIRGAIVWALSRIGTEEGYQAIQAAVEIEQDPEVLAELKKAMDNWKQQV; the protein is encoded by the coding sequence GTGAATGCTGTTCAATTGCAAGAGGCGGTGAGGGACTATGCGGTTTCAATTGGCATAGATAAAATCGGTTTTACAACAGCAGCTCCATTCAGAGAACTGAAAAATCGACTGAAGCGGCAACAAGAACTTGGCTATCAGTCCGGATTTGAAGAGAAAGACTTAGATAAGAGAACGGAGCCAGCGCTTCTTCTTGATCAAGCGGAAAGTATTATTGCGATTGCCGTCGCTTATCCGTCCAAGATGGTGAATGCACCTAAGGGGAAGAAGGGAGAGCGACGTGGCATGTTTTGCCGCGCATCTTGGGGGATGGATTACCATACAGTCTTACGTGACAAGCTGAGGCTGCTAGAGGAGTTTATTTTACTAAATGTGCCTACTGCTAAGGTGCGTTCGATGGTCGATACAGGGGAGCTTGTGGATCGTGCTGTTGCAGAACGAGCAGGTATCGGTTGGTCAGCGAAAAATTGTTCCATTATTACGCCGGAATTTGGGTCGTATGTCTATTTGGGCGAAATGATAACGAATATACCATTTGCACCGGATGTCCCCATGGAGGATGACTGTGGTGACTGTACACTATGCTTGGATGTCTGTCCGACTGGGGCATTGATTCAAGGTGGGCAACTGAATGCGCAGCGCTGTATCGCCTTCTTAACACAATCAAAAAAGCCAATCCCTGAAGAGTTTCGTACAGAGTTTGGTAATCGGATATATGGTTGTGATACATGCCAGACGGTATGTCCGAAAAATAAAGGAAAACATAATTTGCATCAGCATGCATTCCAACCAGATCCAGCATTAACAAAGCCACAATTGCAGCCAATACTCAGATTATCGAATCGAGAGTTTAAAGAAAAATTCGGTCATATGTCGGGCTCATGGCGTGGTAAAAATCCGATTCAACGTAATGCAATCATTGCACTTGCTCATTTTAAAGAGGAGGCTGCAGTGCCCGAATTAGTTGAAATGTTGGAGCAAGATCCACGTCCCGTTATTAGGGGAGCGATTGTGTGGGCACTGAGTCGAATTGGCACGGAGGAAGGCTATCAGGCAATCCAAGCAGCAGTAGAAATAGAGCAAGATCCAGAAGTACTTGCTGAATTAAAAAAAGCAATGGATAATTGGAAACAACAAGTTTAG
- a CDS encoding SRPBCC family protein, which translates to MPLIEHREFIKSPIERCFDLARDVEIHTQTTADTREKAVGGITTGLLQAGDLVTWEAVHFGIRQRLTAKVTVMNRPYSFGDIMVRGAFHSFHHVHEFIEQDGGTLMIDRFQYQSPLGPIGVLADKLFLESYMRKFIVNRAIALREIAESV; encoded by the coding sequence ATGCCATTAATTGAACATCGTGAATTTATCAAATCACCTATAGAACGCTGCTTTGATCTTGCGAGAGATGTGGAGATACACACGCAAACAACAGCGGATACGCGGGAGAAAGCTGTTGGTGGAATTACGACGGGTCTATTGCAAGCTGGGGATTTAGTTACATGGGAAGCTGTTCATTTTGGTATTAGGCAAAGGTTGACTGCAAAAGTGACAGTTATGAATAGGCCTTATTCGTTTGGAGATATTATGGTGAGGGGGGCTTTTCATTCCTTTCACCATGTTCATGAGTTTATAGAGCAGGATGGCGGAACACTGATGATTGATCGCTTTCAATATCAATCGCCTTTAGGGCCTATTGGTGTGCTTGCAGATAAGCTGTTTTTGGAAAGTTATATGAGGAAGTTTATTGTTAATCGGGCAATTGCTTTGAGAGAGATTGCAGAGAGCGTGTGA
- a CDS encoding NCS2 family permease — protein sequence MFHLKEQNTTVKTEILAGVTTFLTMAYIVIVNPIILADAGVPFEQVFLATIVAAVIGTLWMALFANYPIAIAPGMGLNAYFTSIVIASDGQLDYMTAFSAVFVAGLLFVLLSLTSFREKLIQSIPESLKLGITAGIGLFIAFIGLRLSGLVAPHPGNLVQLGDLTSPPVLLALFGLLVTIILMTLNVYGSIFIGMILTGIVAVFTKQLTFEGPLWQMPHLPEGILVWNPIQAVGDVISHGLYGVVFAFLIVTLFDTTGTMIGVAKQAGLMKGKTLPRARHALLADSVATATGAMFGTSPTSAYIESSSGVAVGGRTGLTTLTVAILFIAAAFFGPFVSALSGVSAITAPALIIVGSLMIGAVKNIDWDSFDEAFPAFLVILTMPLTSSIATGIALGFITYPLLKVVKGKGKQVPVLLYIFAVLFTYQLLFLPH from the coding sequence ATGTTTCATTTAAAAGAACAAAATACAACTGTAAAAACTGAAATATTAGCAGGGGTAACGACTTTTTTAACAATGGCCTATATCGTCATTGTCAATCCAATTATTCTTGCTGATGCAGGCGTACCATTCGAACAAGTTTTCCTTGCGACCATTGTCGCGGCTGTTATTGGTACGCTGTGGATGGCACTGTTCGCCAACTATCCAATTGCCATCGCACCAGGGATGGGGTTAAATGCTTATTTCACATCCATTGTCATCGCATCAGATGGTCAACTCGATTACATGACAGCCTTTTCCGCGGTATTCGTCGCTGGTCTATTGTTTGTTCTATTGTCTTTGACATCGTTCCGTGAGAAATTAATCCAATCCATTCCTGAAAGCTTGAAATTAGGCATTACGGCTGGAATAGGACTATTCATTGCCTTTATCGGCTTACGACTCTCAGGACTCGTCGCTCCTCATCCAGGCAATCTTGTGCAACTCGGAGATCTTACTTCTCCCCCAGTTCTATTAGCGCTATTTGGATTGCTCGTGACAATCATTCTGATGACTTTAAATGTCTATGGTTCGATTTTTATCGGCATGATCCTGACGGGAATTGTAGCCGTTTTTACAAAGCAACTTACATTTGAAGGACCTCTATGGCAAATGCCTCACTTACCCGAAGGCATTCTTGTTTGGAACCCCATTCAAGCAGTTGGGGATGTCATCTCGCATGGTCTATATGGTGTCGTCTTTGCATTCCTAATTGTGACATTATTCGATACGACTGGCACAATGATTGGTGTCGCAAAGCAGGCAGGTTTAATGAAAGGGAAGACTTTACCTCGTGCCCGACATGCTTTACTTGCCGATTCTGTCGCGACTGCAACAGGTGCAATGTTTGGGACAAGTCCTACATCAGCTTATATTGAATCGTCTTCCGGTGTTGCAGTAGGTGGACGGACAGGTCTAACAACACTGACAGTTGCGATTTTATTCATAGCTGCTGCATTTTTCGGCCCGTTTGTCAGTGCGCTTTCAGGTGTGTCAGCGATTACCGCTCCTGCTTTGATTATCGTCGGAAGCCTGATGATTGGCGCAGTCAAAAACATCGACTGGGATTCATTTGACGAAGCATTTCCAGCATTTCTCGTTATTCTAACGATGCCGCTTACATCAAGCATTGCAACAGGAATCGCCCTCGGCTTCATTACTTATCCTTTATTAAAGGTTGTGAAGGGGAAAGGGAAACAAGTACCTGTGCTTTTGTATATTTTCGCCGTATTGTTCACCTATCAGCTTCTTTTTTTACCACATTAA
- a CDS encoding YgzB family protein, whose translation MKPYKNKINRIRSFALSLIFIGVVIMYIGIFFRSNEIVMLIFMVLGFLSIIASTIVYAWIGTLSTRAVQIQCPSCGRHTKMLGRVDMCGHCREPLTLDPSLEGKEFDVAYNRPQKQTAEPTDDTK comes from the coding sequence ATGAAACCATATAAAAATAAGATAAACCGAATACGTTCATTCGCCCTTTCGCTCATATTCATCGGGGTTGTTATCATGTATATCGGGATTTTCTTCAGATCGAATGAGATCGTTATGCTTATTTTCATGGTACTTGGCTTTCTCTCCATCATCGCCAGCACCATAGTTTACGCGTGGATTGGGACCTTATCTACACGAGCCGTACAAATTCAATGTCCTAGTTGCGGTAGACATACAAAAATGCTCGGTCGTGTCGATATGTGTGGACATTGTCGCGAGCCGCTAACACTAGACCCATCATTAGAAGGTAAAGAATTTGATGTAGCCTATAACCGTCCTCAAAAGCAAACGGCTGAGCCTACAGATGATACAAAATAA
- a CDS encoding D-2-hydroxyacid dehydrogenase, translated as MEVLFTFDIKDHQKEHLLTKFPKVSFHYDRSPEVQQVEKANAIVTYGGDIDVALLNQAKSLEWLMVASAGVEKMPLAEIAKRKLVMSNVRGIHKTPMAESVLAHILALKRSLPLIYQRQQAKEWSRKVGSTELKGSTALILGPGAIGSEIGRLLQAFGVKTIGCNRSGKACASMDEIIVFDQLVDRLVEADYVISVLPSTPETKRLLTKQHFEAMKETTVFMNFGRGDLVDEVLLIEVLKNEVIGHAVLDVFETEPLAIENELWSLPNCTVSPHVSSLSGKYVDRALVIVEENLEKWLKGDRNLQNLIDLEDGY; from the coding sequence ATGGAAGTACTATTCACCTTTGATATAAAAGATCATCAGAAAGAACACTTGTTGACGAAGTTTCCTAAAGTGTCTTTTCACTACGATAGAAGTCCAGAAGTGCAGCAGGTGGAAAAGGCCAATGCAATTGTTACTTATGGTGGGGACATAGATGTAGCGTTACTCAACCAGGCGAAATCGCTTGAGTGGCTGATGGTTGCCTCGGCAGGTGTAGAAAAAATGCCACTTGCTGAAATTGCGAAGAGGAAACTAGTGATGTCAAACGTGCGTGGCATTCATAAAACGCCAATGGCTGAATCTGTGCTTGCGCATATATTAGCGCTAAAGCGATCGCTGCCACTCATTTATCAACGTCAACAAGCGAAGGAATGGAGTCGGAAAGTCGGTTCAACTGAATTAAAAGGATCGACAGCGCTTATTCTTGGACCTGGTGCAATCGGCTCGGAAATCGGTAGACTGCTCCAAGCGTTTGGCGTCAAAACAATTGGTTGTAACCGTTCAGGTAAAGCATGTGCATCGATGGATGAAATAATAGTCTTTGATCAGTTGGTCGACAGATTGGTCGAAGCCGATTATGTTATTTCGGTATTGCCGAGTACACCGGAGACGAAAAGGCTTCTTACGAAACAACATTTCGAAGCAATGAAAGAAACTACCGTGTTCATGAACTTTGGTCGTGGTGATCTAGTCGATGAAGTGCTTCTTATAGAAGTATTAAAAAATGAAGTCATTGGACATGCAGTGCTCGACGTCTTTGAAACAGAGCCACTAGCTATTGAAAATGAATTATGGTCACTTCCGAATTGTACGGTTTCACCACATGTCTCTAGCCTATCAGGGAAATATGTCGATAGGGCTCTTGTGATTGTTGAAGAGAATTTGGAGAAGTGGCTAAAGGGTGATCGTAATCTCCAGAATTTGATTGACCTAGAGGATGGTTACTAA
- a CDS encoding B3/B4 domain-containing protein → MNIEMAAKILQAVPGLKLGINHYTKITVSESPQMIKGRLQLFQEQLFFELEGKSVSDFPGIQEWRTVWKMLGADPNRYRHSTEALMRRVKKQNYINPFHSAVDLNNFFSLQHQIPVGIYDFDKIVGNVRISVGSEETGYDGLNGRFNSLHNILLLKDDYSPFGSPFVDSVRTAVTTETTEALHVFFIRPSMNAAEALELTTACGNMFTSISGGDVHSYVLHEGQTSIIVN, encoded by the coding sequence TTGAATATTGAAATGGCTGCGAAGATTTTACAAGCCGTGCCCGGATTAAAATTGGGCATTAACCATTATACCAAAATTACTGTATCAGAATCGCCTCAAATGATAAAAGGTCGATTACAACTGTTCCAAGAGCAACTTTTCTTTGAACTAGAAGGCAAATCCGTATCTGACTTTCCTGGTATTCAAGAATGGCGTACAGTGTGGAAAATGCTTGGTGCAGATCCTAATCGCTATCGTCATTCCACCGAAGCGCTTATGCGACGCGTTAAAAAGCAAAACTACATCAATCCGTTTCACTCAGCTGTTGATTTGAATAACTTCTTCTCCCTGCAACACCAAATCCCAGTCGGCATTTACGACTTTGACAAGATTGTCGGCAATGTCCGGATTTCTGTTGGTTCAGAAGAAACTGGCTATGACGGATTAAATGGTCGTTTCAATTCATTACACAATATTTTACTCTTAAAAGACGATTATAGCCCATTTGGCAGCCCATTCGTCGATTCTGTACGAACAGCTGTCACAACAGAAACTACCGAAGCACTTCACGTCTTCTTTATCCGTCCATCAATGAACGCAGCAGAAGCACTTGAACTAACAACCGCGTGCGGCAATATGTTCACTAGTATTAGTGGTGGTGACGTACACTCATATGTTTTACATGAAGGACAAACTTCCATTATAGTTAACTAA
- a CDS encoding glutamate-1-semialdehyde 2,1-aminomutase: MIRTNSEQIYNEACEHIVGGVNSPSRAYRAVGGGAPTVMERAEGAYFWDVDGNKYIDYLAAYGPIITGHAHPHITEAIVAAAKTGVLYGTPTRHEVKFAKMLKEAMPGMDKVRFVNSGTEAVMTTIRVSRAYTGRTKIMKFAGCYHGHSDLVLVAAGSGPATLGTPDSAGVPKSIAEEVITIPFNNPAAYKEAMEKWGDEIACVLVEPIVGNFGIVEPNEGFLPLVHELAAEKGALIVYDEVITAFRFHYGGAQDLLGLTPDLTAFGKIIGGGLPIGAYGGKKEIMEQVAPLGPAYQAGTMAGNPASMLAGIACLEVLQTPGVYEEMDRLGAILEAGVVASAKEHGITLTTNRLGGALTLFFTNVKVENYDQAEATDGETFAKFFKLMLKNGINLAPSKYEAWFLTTAHTEQDIQDTLIAVDKSFKELATMLND, from the coding sequence ATGATTAGAACAAATTCAGAGCAAATTTATAATGAAGCATGTGAACATATTGTTGGAGGAGTGAATAGTCCATCACGAGCATACCGCGCTGTTGGCGGCGGAGCACCTACTGTAATGGAGCGTGCAGAAGGCGCTTATTTCTGGGATGTCGATGGCAACAAATACATTGATTACTTGGCAGCGTATGGCCCAATTATTACAGGGCATGCGCATCCACATATTACAGAAGCCATTGTGGCAGCGGCCAAAACAGGGGTTCTGTACGGAACACCTACACGCCACGAAGTAAAATTCGCCAAGATGTTGAAGGAAGCTATGCCCGGTATGGATAAAGTCCGTTTTGTGAACTCTGGAACGGAGGCTGTTATGACAACCATCCGTGTTTCTCGTGCCTATACTGGCCGAACTAAAATTATGAAGTTCGCAGGCTGCTACCATGGCCATTCGGATCTTGTACTCGTTGCTGCTGGTTCTGGTCCAGCTACTCTTGGAACTCCTGATTCCGCCGGTGTACCAAAGTCCATTGCTGAAGAGGTCATCACAATTCCATTCAACAATCCAGCAGCTTATAAGGAAGCAATGGAAAAATGGGGCGACGAAATCGCTTGTGTCCTTGTCGAGCCTATCGTCGGGAACTTCGGGATTGTCGAGCCTAACGAAGGATTCCTGCCACTTGTCCATGAGCTTGCCGCTGAAAAAGGCGCTTTAATCGTCTATGATGAAGTAATTACGGCATTCCGCTTCCATTATGGTGGTGCACAAGATTTACTTGGGCTTACTCCAGATTTAACCGCTTTTGGTAAAATCATTGGTGGCGGATTACCAATTGGTGCTTATGGTGGTAAAAAAGAAATTATGGAACAAGTTGCACCTTTAGGACCTGCTTATCAAGCGGGAACAATGGCTGGAAATCCGGCTTCCATGCTCGCAGGTATCGCTTGTTTGGAAGTTCTCCAAACACCTGGTGTTTACGAAGAAATGGATCGCCTTGGCGCTATTCTTGAAGCAGGCGTAGTAGCTTCTGCTAAGGAACATGGCATTACTTTAACAACAAATCGTCTAGGAGGAGCTCTTACATTATTTTTCACAAATGTAAAAGTAGAAAACTACGACCAAGCTGAAGCGACAGACGGCGAGACATTCGCGAAGTTCTTTAAATTGATGCTGAAAAATGGCATTAATCTTGCACCATCGAAGTATGAAGCGTGGTTTTTAACAACTGCTCACACAGAACAAGACATTCAGGACACACTCATTGCAGTCGATAAATCCTTTAAAGAACTTGCAACTATGTTGAACGATTGA